One genomic segment of Alkalimarinus alittae includes these proteins:
- a CDS encoding lysophospholipid acyltransferase family protein, with protein sequence MKSFIVSIGICAIWLIALLPLSIAHKLGAFIGWILWITNSKKRKISEVNLRLCFPDYSDDEINRIVKKSLKALGKTYTEMGMSWMWPIPKVHKLITHIEGEEYLQQALDENNGIILIAPHLGNWEILNHFFRTYLFMTVMYKTAKIPKLDKFIFDTRKRVDVGLVPADREGVMSLYKILENKGVVAVLPDQQPRIKSGVFAPFFGQKALTGKLIGEMASTTPAYLLCCYAKRMSDGRYSVVLKPANDLVRDPDPAIAATALNKSIEQCILDCPEQYQWSYKRFRTQPETNINFYQ encoded by the coding sequence GTGAAAAGTTTTATAGTCTCTATCGGCATCTGTGCCATTTGGTTAATCGCCTTATTACCTCTCTCCATTGCACATAAATTAGGTGCCTTCATCGGTTGGATTTTGTGGATAACCAATAGCAAAAAACGCAAAATTTCAGAGGTGAATTTGAGGCTATGCTTTCCTGACTACAGCGACGATGAGATCAACCGCATCGTTAAAAAAAGCCTCAAAGCATTGGGCAAAACATACACCGAGATGGGCATGTCATGGATGTGGCCAATCCCTAAAGTTCATAAGCTCATCACGCACATTGAGGGGGAAGAATATTTACAGCAAGCACTTGATGAAAACAACGGCATTATTCTTATCGCCCCCCATTTAGGTAACTGGGAAATCCTCAATCACTTCTTCCGAACCTATCTATTCATGACCGTGATGTACAAAACGGCAAAAATTCCCAAACTAGACAAATTTATATTTGATACCCGAAAACGAGTAGACGTAGGTTTAGTGCCTGCCGACCGTGAGGGTGTTATGTCGCTCTATAAAATTTTAGAAAATAAAGGCGTAGTCGCGGTTCTTCCAGACCAGCAGCCGCGAATTAAAAGTGGCGTCTTTGCCCCCTTTTTTGGTCAAAAGGCTCTCACTGGAAAGCTAATTGGTGAAATGGCTAGCACAACTCCAGCCTACTTATTATGCTGCTATGCCAAGAGAATGAGTGATGGACGTTACTCAGTGGTACTAAAGCCAGCAAATGATCTAGTCCGCGACCCAGACCCCGCCATTGCAGCCACTGCGCTGAATAAGAGTATCGAGCAATGTATACTAGACTGCCCTGAACAATATCAATGGAGCTATAAACGTTTTCGTACTCAGCCAGAAACGAATATAAATTTTTATCAGTAA
- a CDS encoding phosphoribosyltransferase, with product MEKVYISAQQLLEDSFQLAINIYESGYRPDYIVGVWRGGAPVGIAVQELLHVFGVESDHIAIRTSSYTGIGERSKKVKVHGLTYLIKRLESEDSLLIVDDVHDSGLSINQTILDIKRACKKNTPEIRIATPYYKPANNKTDRVPDYYVHESNEWLVFPHEIDGLSTDEIRQHRPELTHIADKIDEIKNK from the coding sequence ATGGAAAAGGTTTACATCAGCGCCCAGCAACTTTTAGAAGACTCCTTCCAGCTGGCAATCAATATTTATGAAAGCGGCTATCGCCCTGACTACATTGTGGGTGTATGGCGGGGCGGAGCACCGGTAGGAATAGCAGTACAAGAACTATTGCATGTCTTTGGCGTAGAATCAGATCATATTGCGATACGGACATCATCCTATACCGGCATCGGTGAGCGCAGCAAAAAAGTAAAAGTTCATGGTCTCACCTATTTAATCAAGCGTCTAGAGAGTGAAGACAGCTTACTGATAGTCGATGATGTACATGATAGCGGTTTAAGCATTAACCAAACGATTCTCGACATCAAAAGAGCCTGCAAGAAAAACACCCCTGAGATTCGAATAGCGACACCCTATTACAAGCCTGCCAACAATAAAACGGACAGAGTGCCTGACTATTACGTTCATGAAAGTAATGAGTGGCTGGTCTTCCCTCATGAAATAGATGGCTTAAGTACGGATGAAATTCGCCAACACCGACCGGAACTGACGCATATTGCAGATAAGATAGATGAAATAAAAAATAAATAA
- the nth gene encoding endonuclease III: MNKDIRTEIFRRLKADNPNPETELNYSTPFELLIAVILSAQATDVGVNKATDKLYPVANTPEAIYALGLDKLKEYVKTIGLFNSKAANIIKTCDILIKKHNAEVPQDRESLEALPGVGRKTANVVLNTAFGMPVMAVDTHIFRVSNRTKIATGKNVVDVEKRLMRLVPKEYLLDAHHWLILHGRYICTARKPKCGACIIEDLCEFKDKTEYSD; this comes from the coding sequence ATGAACAAGGATATTCGCACTGAAATATTTAGACGCTTAAAAGCGGATAATCCCAACCCTGAAACGGAACTTAACTACAGCACGCCTTTTGAGTTGCTAATTGCGGTTATTTTATCTGCTCAAGCTACTGATGTAGGCGTTAACAAAGCGACAGATAAGCTATACCCTGTCGCCAATACCCCCGAAGCCATTTATGCGCTCGGGTTGGATAAACTAAAAGAGTACGTCAAAACAATTGGCCTATTTAATAGCAAAGCCGCCAATATCATAAAAACCTGCGACATTTTAATCAAAAAGCATAACGCTGAAGTACCCCAAGACCGCGAATCGCTAGAAGCACTCCCCGGTGTTGGCCGAAAGACGGCCAATGTGGTGCTGAATACTGCATTCGGCATGCCTGTTATGGCGGTAGACACGCACATCTTTCGCGTATCTAATCGAACCAAAATCGCGACAGGCAAAAACGTAGTAGACGTTGAAAAAAGACTGATGCGACTAGTGCCCAAAGAATATCTTTTAGATGCCCACCACTGGTTGATTCTTCACGGCCGATATATTTGCACCGCGCGAAAGCCAAAATGTGGCGCCTGTATTATCGAAGATTTATGTGAATTCAAAGATAAAACCGAATACTCTGATTAG
- a CDS encoding electron transport complex subunit E — protein sequence MANSSYKEITLNGLWKNNPALVQLLGLCPLLAVTGTTVNAIGLGLATTLVLLGSNISVSLIRNFVPETVRLPAFVMIIASLVTCAELLMQAYTYELYEILGIFIPLIVTNCAILGRADAFASKNSVVPSALDGLMMGLGFSIVLIILGTVRELIGQGTLFSGMDLLFGEIAKDWQINVFTDYPDFLFAILPPGAFVGMGIIIAIKNIIDDRLKEREQRNSVKVVSGSKRVRTTGTIS from the coding sequence ATGGCCAATAGTAGCTATAAAGAAATTACACTTAACGGCCTGTGGAAAAATAATCCCGCACTCGTTCAACTTCTTGGACTATGCCCTTTACTCGCCGTCACCGGTACGACCGTTAACGCAATCGGGCTAGGCCTTGCGACTACGCTCGTACTGCTCGGCTCTAATATTTCTGTTTCGTTAATACGTAACTTTGTACCCGAGACGGTAAGACTACCTGCATTTGTAATGATCATTGCCTCACTGGTGACCTGTGCAGAACTACTCATGCAAGCCTATACCTACGAGCTGTATGAAATCTTAGGGATTTTTATCCCTCTTATCGTGACCAACTGTGCTATTTTAGGCAGAGCTGATGCATTTGCATCTAAGAATTCCGTCGTCCCCTCAGCATTAGATGGCCTTATGATGGGGTTGGGTTTTAGTATTGTGTTAATCATTTTAGGGACTGTGCGTGAACTGATCGGACAGGGAACCCTGTTCAGTGGCATGGATTTACTCTTTGGTGAAATCGCTAAAGACTGGCAGATCAATGTCTTTACAGATTACCCTGACTTTCTCTTTGCCATCTTACCCCCCGGCGCCTTTGTAGGCATGGGTATTATTATTGCCATCAAAAACATTATCGATGACCGCTTAAAAGAAAGAGAGCAAAGAAACAGCGTTAAGGTGGTATCAGGCAGCAAGCGCGTCAGAACAACAGGCACTATTTCTTAA
- the rsxG gene encoding electron transport complex subunit RsxG, with the protein MDSIKQSITRSVIGLGIFAIITAGLIAATQIMTKETIEKQVKKAQSKALLQIISHEEHDNDLLEDTFLLEAGGLLNLPNSKEAYIARNDDMATAIILPVVAENGYSGPISMIVGIEANGKVKGVRVINHKETPGLGDKIDIKKSDWIKQFEGVSLTQPAPDQWKVKKDDGEFDQLTGATITPRAIVSGVHNALNFFEQNKVELLKALPSPQLSVEGDSNGQ; encoded by the coding sequence ATGGATTCAATAAAACAATCCATAACCAGATCTGTTATTGGGCTGGGTATATTTGCCATTATCACCGCAGGCCTTATCGCAGCAACACAGATAATGACCAAAGAAACCATCGAAAAACAGGTCAAAAAAGCCCAATCGAAAGCATTGCTGCAAATAATATCTCATGAAGAGCACGACAATGACCTTCTAGAAGATACGTTTTTACTCGAAGCAGGCGGGCTACTCAATCTCCCTAACAGCAAAGAAGCCTATATCGCTCGCAATGATGACATGGCTACGGCCATCATTTTACCGGTGGTGGCAGAAAACGGGTATTCCGGCCCGATTTCAATGATTGTCGGCATAGAAGCAAACGGCAAGGTTAAAGGCGTTCGAGTCATTAATCACAAAGAAACACCAGGGCTCGGTGATAAAATTGATATCAAAAAATCTGACTGGATAAAACAGTTCGAGGGTGTTTCATTGACCCAACCAGCGCCAGATCAGTGGAAAGTAAAGAAAGATGACGGAGAGTTTGACCAGTTAACAGGCGCAACAATAACACCAAGAGCCATCGTTAGCGGCGTTCACAATGCATTAAACTTCTTCGAGCAAAACAAAGTCGAACTATTAAAAGCACTACCCAGTCCACAGTTATCAGTAGAGGGTGATTCGAATGGCCAATAG
- the rsxD gene encoding electron transport complex subunit RsxD: protein MGLMTITSPHAHGPRKTANLMRAVVIATLPGLLALTWFFGWGNLINVIWCSIIALLAESSVLLIRKRPLAFYLGDYSALVTGVLLGLALPPLAPWWVSVVAVGFAIIVAKHLYGGMGYNPFNPAMVGFALVLISFPVAMTTSWATPSYLLDSPMSFIDTLSTVFGFASQSIDAFTMATPLDVYKHEIGHSIAEDVVKNPVFGDFIAHGWEWVNIAFLAGGLFLMKKGVFTWHTPISMLVALVVMSLVFGWDADQTTPLLLHLLAGATMLGAFFIATDPVTSAVSPQGKLIYGAGIGILTYIIRTYGSYPDAIAFSVLLMNFAAPLIDLYTQPRTYGYAKAKRGAKESE, encoded by the coding sequence ATGGGCTTAATGACAATTACATCCCCTCACGCACACGGGCCTAGAAAAACGGCTAACTTGATGCGTGCAGTGGTGATCGCAACACTTCCTGGCCTTTTAGCGCTGACATGGTTCTTTGGCTGGGGTAACCTGATTAATGTAATCTGGTGTTCTATTATCGCGCTATTAGCAGAGTCGAGTGTACTACTAATAAGAAAACGCCCGCTTGCATTTTATTTAGGCGACTATAGTGCATTAGTAACAGGGGTTTTACTGGGATTAGCGCTACCGCCTTTGGCACCTTGGTGGGTGTCTGTTGTTGCAGTGGGGTTTGCCATTATTGTGGCAAAACACCTTTATGGCGGCATGGGATACAACCCATTCAACCCTGCTATGGTAGGGTTTGCATTGGTGCTGATTTCATTCCCTGTCGCTATGACTACCAGTTGGGCCACTCCTAGCTATTTACTCGACAGCCCAATGAGTTTCATTGATACCCTAAGCACCGTATTTGGTTTTGCATCTCAAAGTATTGATGCATTCACGATGGCAACACCACTTGATGTATATAAACATGAAATAGGCCACTCGATCGCAGAAGACGTCGTAAAGAACCCTGTTTTTGGTGACTTTATTGCTCATGGGTGGGAATGGGTAAATATTGCCTTTTTAGCCGGCGGCCTGTTTTTGATGAAAAAAGGGGTGTTTACATGGCATACCCCCATTAGCATGTTGGTAGCACTCGTTGTAATGTCGCTAGTGTTCGGTTGGGATGCAGACCAAACCACGCCCCTCTTACTACATCTATTGGCAGGTGCGACCATGCTGGGCGCATTTTTTATTGCAACCGACCCGGTAACATCGGCCGTTAGCCCTCAAGGGAAACTGATCTACGGTGCGGGCATCGGCATTCTGACTTACATCATCAGAACCTATGGCAGCTACCCTGATGCCATCGCATTCTCAGTTCTACTAATGAATTTTGCAGCACCACTTATCGACTTGTACACCCAGCCACGAACATACGGCTATGCTAAAGCCAAGCGCGGCGCGAAGGAGTCAGAATAA